A window of the Virgibacillus pantothenticus genome harbors these coding sequences:
- a CDS encoding glyceraldehyde-3-phosphate dehydrogenase, translated as MRKTRLAINGFGRIGRMVFRQAIKGDNLDVVAINASYPAETLAHLIKYDSVHGIFNEEVKPLHNGIVVGEKHVKLVNSRVPEQLPWSELKIDVVIEATGKFKTKDSAGGHLRAGAKKVVITAPGKEVDQTIVMGVNESDYDPNIHDVISNASCTTNCLAPVVKIIDDHFGIENGLMTTVHAFTNDQKNIDNPHKDLRRARGCTQSIIPTSTGAAKALGEVLPHLNGKLHGMALRVPTPNVSLVDLVVDVKKAVTAEQVNEVFKQAAKTDYSGIIQYSDEPLVSIDYTTTDYSAIIDGLSTIVIEDHKLKVLAWYDNEWGYSKRVLDLTNHVGYYLAQEHMQMS; from the coding sequence ATGAGAAAAACAAGACTTGCAATTAATGGATTTGGGCGAATTGGGCGAATGGTTTTTCGACAAGCGATAAAGGGTGACAACTTAGATGTAGTGGCGATCAACGCCAGTTATCCGGCTGAAACGTTGGCACATCTAATTAAATATGATAGCGTACACGGGATTTTCAACGAAGAAGTGAAACCGCTTCATAATGGAATTGTGGTAGGAGAAAAGCATGTAAAGCTGGTAAATTCTCGTGTGCCTGAGCAATTACCATGGAGCGAATTAAAGATTGATGTTGTTATTGAAGCTACTGGAAAGTTTAAAACAAAAGATAGTGCTGGGGGGCATCTTCGGGCAGGTGCTAAAAAAGTTGTTATTACAGCTCCGGGTAAAGAAGTTGACCAAACAATAGTAATGGGAGTTAATGAAAGTGATTATGATCCTAACATACATGATGTTATATCAAACGCTTCGTGTACAACGAACTGCCTTGCACCTGTTGTGAAGATTATTGATGATCATTTTGGAATTGAAAATGGATTAATGACAACCGTACATGCATTTACGAATGATCAGAAAAACATTGATAATCCGCATAAAGATTTAAGACGAGCAAGAGGCTGTACTCAATCCATTATACCAACTTCTACAGGGGCGGCTAAAGCTCTAGGGGAAGTGCTTCCACACTTAAATGGAAAGCTACATGGTATGGCATTGCGTGTTCCAACACCTAACGTGTCCTTAGTTGACCTTGTGGTGGATGTGAAAAAAGCAGTTACGGCTGAACAAGTTAACGAGGTATTTAAGCAAGCTGCTAAAACTGATTATAGTGGCATTATTCAATATAGTGATGAGCCGCTTGTGTCCATCGACTATACTACCACGGATTATTCTGCAATTATTGATGGACTATCAACCATTGTTATCGAAGATCATAAATTGAAAGTGTTGGCATGGTATGATAATGAATGGGGTTACTCGAAGCGTGTGCTTGATTTAACGAATCATGTAGGGTATTACCTTGCTCAAGAACATATGCAAATGAGCTAA
- the speD gene encoding adenosylmethionine decarboxylase, with protein MDTMGRHIIVELWKCHRDILNSIKDMEHIFVEAALKAGAEVREVTFHKFAPIGISGVIIISESHLTVHSFPEHGYASVDVYTCGQSVDPHIAVRFIERGLKAMQVEKLEITRGTGALCLGPLESI; from the coding sequence ATGGATACAATGGGAAGACATATAATTGTTGAACTTTGGAAGTGTCATAGAGATATATTAAATAGTATAAAGGATATGGAACATATTTTTGTAGAAGCTGCTTTGAAAGCAGGTGCAGAAGTTAGAGAAGTTACTTTTCATAAGTTTGCACCTATTGGAATAAGTGGTGTGATTATTATTTCAGAGTCACATCTTACCGTTCATAGTTTCCCAGAACATGGCTATGCAAGTGTAGATGTGTATACGTGTGGTCAGAGTGTAGACCCTCATATAGCTGTACGTTTTATTGAACGTGGTTTAAAAGCTATGCAAGTGGAGAAATTGGAAATCACAAGAGGAACTGGAGCATTATGCCTTGGGCCGCTGGAAAGTATATAA